The following are from one region of the Capsicum annuum cultivar UCD-10X-F1 chromosome 1, UCD10Xv1.1, whole genome shotgun sequence genome:
- the LOC107856619 gene encoding glucose-induced degradation protein 8 homolog: KKIAVNDYDVHNIVMSYLTHNYFTDTLESFTASTGMKQTASRLEDIEKRKRIYHLALEGTVWKFIELTEQFAPDLLEKNKDLHFDLLSLHFVGLVCSRKCTKALKFAQAKLAPFGKVQKYVKKLEDFMALLAYNEPEKSPMFHLLSLEYREQVADSLNRAILANSNLPSYSAVERLMQQTTVVRQCLSQESSKV; encoded by the exons aaaaaaata GCTGTCAATGATTATGATGTTCACAACATTGTCATGTCGTATCTCACACATAATTATTTCACAGACACGTTGGAATCATTTACTGCCTCCACTGGCATGAAACAGACTGCTAGTCGTCTTGAGGATATAGAGAAGAGAAAAA GGATTTATCATTTGGCATTAGAAGGGACGGTTTGGAAGTTCATTGAACTTACAGAGCAGTTTGCTCCCGACTTATTGGAGAAAAATAAGGATCTGCATTTTGATCTGTTGAGTCTTCATTTTGTTGGACTTGTCTGCTCAAGAAAATG CACAAAAGCTCTGAAATTTGCGCAGGCAAAGTTGGCTCCTTTTGGGAAGGtgcaaaaatatgttaaaaagcTTGAG GACTTCATGGCTTTATTAGCTTATAATGAGCCAGAAAAGTCACCCATGTTTCATCTATTAAGCTTGGAGTACAGGGAGCAAGTTGCCGATAGTTTGAATAGAGCAATACTTG CAAATTCAAACCTCCCCAGCTATTCTGCGGTTGAAAGGTTGATGCAGCAGACAACTGTTGTAAGGCAATGCTTAAGTCAAGAATCCAGTAAAGTTTGA